The DNA region ATCGATGAAAATAAAGAGCACTTAGCATTAGTTGAAACGTTAGATAATGGGAAACCCCTTCGCGAAACAATGACGATCGATGTTCCGGCGACAGCGGATCATTTTCGCTATTTTGCTGGAGTGATCCGTGGTGAAGAAGGTACTGTGAAAGATTTTGATGCAGATACATTATCACTGGTCATTAAAGAGCCGATCGGTGTAGTAGGGCAGATCATTCCTTGGAATTTTCCGTTGTTGATGGGCGCTTGGAAGCTAGCACCAGCACTTGCAGCAGGAAATACAGTCGTTATCCATCCTTCTTCCACAACTTCCTTAAGTTTGTTGGAATTATTTAAACTGCTCGATAAAGTATTGCCAAAAGGGGTGGTCAATTTAATCACAGGCCGTGGGTCGGATTCTGGGAACTACATGCTCGAGCATGAAGGCTTTGATAAGTTGGCGTTCACAGGCTCGACAGAGGTTGGCTATACTGTAGCAAAAGCGGCGGCTGAAAAGTTGATTCCGGCAACGCTTGAGCTGGGTGGTAAATCAGCCAATATCATCTTTGATGATGCGAATTGGGAGCGGGCCTTAGAAGGTGTTCAATTAGGGATCTTGTTCAATCAGGGTCAGGTATGCTGCGCTGGTTCTCGTGTCTTTGTCCAAGAAGGAATTTACGATCGATTTGTAGCTGCACTAAAAGAAAAATTTGAAACGATCAAAGTCGGTTTGCCATGGGAAGACGGCATTCAAATGGGTGCTCAAATCAATGAAAAACAATTAAAAGGGATTTTAGAGTATGTAGAAATCGGGACTAAAGAAGGCGCGAAGTTAATTACAGGCGGCTATAAGATTACTGAGAATGGATTAGATAAAGGTGCGTTTTTAGCACCAACCTTATTAGCAGATGCAGATAATACTATGTGTATTGCGCAAGAGGAAATTTTTGGTCCTGTTGCTACAGTGATGAAATTCAAAACAGAAGAGGAAGTCATCGCATTGGCCAATCAATCAGATTATGGTCTTGGTGGTGCTGTATTCTCTCAAAATATCAATACAGCGATTCGTGTTGCCCGCAAAGTGAGAACAGGTCGGATGTGGGTCAATACGTATAATCAATTACCAGCAGGTGCCCCATTTGGCGGCTATAAGAAATCTGGGATCGGTCGTGAAACACACAAATCGATGCTGGATGCGTATACGCAAATGAAAAATATTTACATTGTGACAAAAGAAGAGCCGGATGGGTTATATAATTAAACAAAAAAACATCGCAGTTTTACTCACTGCGATGTTTTTTGAATTAATTATTTTCAGCTTCGAATTTTTCAAATGCAGATTTGATCACGTCTTTTAATGCATTTGCGGAAGCGTTCATCCGATCCATTTCAGAATCTGTCAATGGGATTTCAATGACTTGCTTGATTCCTTGGCGGTTGATGACTGCTGGTGCACCGATATAAATATCGTTTTGTCCATATTCACCATCTAAGTAAACAGAAAGTGGGAAAACAGAATCTTCATCATCTAAGATCGCTTTTGTGATACGAGCTAAAGCAGCAGCGATCCCGTAGAATGTTGCGCCTTTTTTCTCGATGATCGAATAAGCAGCGTCCCGTACATTGAAGAATAAGTTGACCATAGCTTCTTCATCCGTATCAGGATTATTTTTGACCCATTCATAAATTTGTAGACCAGCGACATTCGCATGAGACCAAACCGGAAATTCAGTATCTCCGTGTTCTCCTAAAATGTAAGCATGGACGTTACGGGCATCAACATCGACTAATTCTGCGATTGCTTGACGGAAACGTGCAGAGTCTAAAGAGGTTCCAGAACCAATAACGCGTTCTTTTGGAAATCCTGAGAATTTCCATGTAGAATAAGTTAAAATATCAACTGGGTTTGCGGCAACTAAGAAAATTCCGCTAAAACCAGAATCAACGATCGATGTCACGATTTGTTTATTGATTTTTAAGTTTTTGTGGACTAGATCGATTCTTGTTTCGCCAGGTTTTTGAGCAGCACCTGCAGTTAATACAACAAGGTCAGCGTCATGACAATCGTCATAAGTAGCAGCATAAATTTTCTTAGGAGAAGTAAATGCCAAGGCGTGAGATAAATCAGCAGCATCTCCTTCAGTTTTCTTTGTATCTATATCTATAATTCCAACTTCTTGTGCAATGTTTTGTGTGACTAAGGCAAATGCGTAACTAGATCCGACAGCGCCATCTCCAACTAAAATTACTTTTTGATGATCTTTATTTCCTGCTGCTGCAGTCATGTGTACCATTCCTTTCTGTTAATTGTTTTAACACGTTGATAATACCACCGTTTGTGATGTTTGTCACGTTTTTTGTTTGTATTTATTAATACAGTTTTTAAGGGTGTTTCATAAGAAAACTCTTTCATGTGCGGTATTTCACTATTTATGTTTTTAAAAGTTTTTTTCGTGTAAAAAGAAAGAGCGCTCTCTTACGAATTTTTTAAACATTTAAAAAGGTAGGCTGTAGGCTGTTTTATGGTATAATTGTAAAAAAACTGGGCAGAAGATTTTCCTGCCTGGGTATTTTGTGTTGAACAATATAAAAATGAGGAAAGAGAAATTTGTGAAGAACGTTCTCTTTTAGTCCTTTTAAAATGAAGGAGAAATAGATAATGAAAATGATCGTTGGGTTAGGTAATCCAGGAAGTAAGTATCAAGAAACAAAACATAATATTGGCTTTATAACGATAGATGAAATTGCACATCGTTACAATGCAACTTTTAATAAAAGCCAGTTTGAAGCAGATATTGCGCAGTTTTTTATCGGCACGGAGAAAATCATGCTGGTCAAACCTCTGACCTTCATGAATGAATCAGGTCGTTCAGTAGGTCCGTTGATGACTTATTACGGCGTGGCTGATGAAGAGCTGATCGTTATTTATGATGATTTAGATTTAGCAGTCGGCAAAATTCGATTGCGCGAAAAAGGCGGGGCCGGTGGGCATAATGGAATAAAAAGTTTGATTGCTCATCTAGGGACAAATGTGTTTCCAAGAATCAAGGTAGGGATCGGTCGCCCGCTTGGAAATACTCCGGTCGTACATCATGTGTTGAGCGGCTTTCCTAAAGAGCAGCACGAAGAGATTTTATTAGCTGTGAAAACTGCAGCGGATGCAGCGATCTATGCCAGCGAAGGGCATACATTTGTTGATACAATGAATCATTTTAACGGCAAATAAATTATAGAAGAAGGAGGTCGCCTGACGTGAATATCATCGAACGAATCGGTTCAAGTCCACTGGTTCAGGAATGGCAGCAACAATTAGCAGGAAGCAACCGTCAACTAATCACAGGGTTAGCGGGTTCTGCTAAAACACTGATCATGACTAGCGCATTTAAACAAAAAAAGAAAAAAATCGTCGTTGCGGTCCCTAATCTTTATTACGGCAACCAGTTGGTGGAAGATTTTCGTAATGTATTATCGGATGAAGAAGTCTATTTGTTTCCAGTAGATGAAGTGTTATCCGCTGAGATGGCTTTTTCATCGCCAGAAGCGAGAGCAGAACGAGTGGCTACTCTTAATTTCTTATTGACAGAAAAAGCTGGGATCATTGTGGTTCCGGTGGCAGGATTAAGGAAATACTTGCCTAGCAAACAGACCTGGGAACAAGCTCAGCTACATTGGGAAATCGGCGGCGAGATCGAGCTGGACACATTAGCGCAGCAGTTAGTCCTGATGGGGTATGAGCGGCAGTCTTTAGTTGGAAAGCCGGGAGATTTTAGTATTCGCGGCAGTATCGTAGATGTCTACCCATTGAATGCAGAATATCCTGTTCGAGCGGAATTATTTGATATTGAAATCGATTCGCTTCGTCAGTTTGAAGCTGACACTCAGCGCTCAGTTGGAGCGATCGAATCTGTTACATTGTCCCCAATGACAGATATGATTTTCTCTCAAAAAGACTTAGCTTATGGAGAAAAGCAGTTGAGTAAGGCTTTAGAAAAAAGAGTTGCGGTTGCCAAAGAAGCAACAGAAAGAGGCTTTTTAACCGATTATTTTGGTCAGTTGGCAACTTCTTGGAGTCAGGGAATCCCTACAGAGACTGCTCATTATTATACAGATTTCTTATATGAAGAAAAAACCACATTATTGGATTATTTGTCTGAAGACAGTTTGATTTTTGTTGATGATTATGCCCGTATTTTAGAAGCAGAACGTGAAATCATTCGAGAAGAAAATGAATGGCACGTTCTTAAATTGGAAGAAATGCGTGTTTTCCCAGAACAAACTTTTGGCGTAGATTTCCACGAACAAATTCGCAAAATGCCCTTTTCAGCAACTTTCTTTTCGCTGTTTCAAAAAGGAATGGGGAATCTTCGCTTCCAAGCAATCCATAATTTTCAGTATCGTTCGATGCAGCAGTTCTTCGGACAAATGCCCTT from Enterococcus sp. 9D6_DIV0238 includes:
- the pth gene encoding aminoacyl-tRNA hydrolase, with product MKMIVGLGNPGSKYQETKHNIGFITIDEIAHRYNATFNKSQFEADIAQFFIGTEKIMLVKPLTFMNESGRSVGPLMTYYGVADEELIVIYDDLDLAVGKIRLREKGGAGGHNGIKSLIAHLGTNVFPRIKVGIGRPLGNTPVVHHVLSGFPKEQHEEILLAVKTAADAAIYASEGHTFVDTMNHFNGK
- a CDS encoding aldehyde dehydrogenase family protein → MSRPIDVRNTVDDAYQLYIDGKWTQGSGSQTISSYNPSNGEKLADFVDATHEDVDQAVAAAQKAFETWKEVDVATRSHLLLEIADLIDENKEHLALVETLDNGKPLRETMTIDVPATADHFRYFAGVIRGEEGTVKDFDADTLSLVIKEPIGVVGQIIPWNFPLLMGAWKLAPALAAGNTVVIHPSSTTSLSLLELFKLLDKVLPKGVVNLITGRGSDSGNYMLEHEGFDKLAFTGSTEVGYTVAKAAAEKLIPATLELGGKSANIIFDDANWERALEGVQLGILFNQGQVCCAGSRVFVQEGIYDRFVAALKEKFETIKVGLPWEDGIQMGAQINEKQLKGILEYVEIGTKEGAKLITGGYKITENGLDKGAFLAPTLLADADNTMCIAQEEIFGPVATVMKFKTEEEVIALANQSDYGLGGAVFSQNINTAIRVARKVRTGRMWVNTYNQLPAGAPFGGYKKSGIGRETHKSMLDAYTQMKNIYIVTKEEPDGLYN
- a CDS encoding L-lactate dehydrogenase, with product MTAAAGNKDHQKVILVGDGAVGSSYAFALVTQNIAQEVGIIDIDTKKTEGDAADLSHALAFTSPKKIYAATYDDCHDADLVVLTAGAAQKPGETRIDLVHKNLKINKQIVTSIVDSGFSGIFLVAANPVDILTYSTWKFSGFPKERVIGSGTSLDSARFRQAIAELVDVDARNVHAYILGEHGDTEFPVWSHANVAGLQIYEWVKNNPDTDEEAMVNLFFNVRDAAYSIIEKKGATFYGIAAALARITKAILDDEDSVFPLSVYLDGEYGQNDIYIGAPAVINRQGIKQVIEIPLTDSEMDRMNASANALKDVIKSAFEKFEAENN